A region of the Desulfovibrio litoralis DSM 11393 genome:
TTTTAAACCATAGTTTTTAGTATGATAGTTAGACAAGAGAACAGCGGTTGGTCCGTTTTTATCTGCACCATGAGAAGCTGAAGAACCATCTGAAAGAGCTGTCCATGCTCTACGTCCGTTAGGAGTCGCAGAGACGACCTTGCCGAAAGGCACGTGAGAGGTGATTGGTACATAGCGTACGTCGCAGTTGACACCACGTTCGTCAGAATATTTTTTAGCATAAACTTGGGTAATATGGTCAATGTCTTTTGCTATGCTGTCAACATACGGGTCATTGTTGCCATAACAAGGAGCGTTACGAAGCATTTCGCGTACAGGTTCATAACCTTCAAAGTTATTTCTTAAAGCAGAAACAACTTCTTTCATTGTGAGTTTTTTCTCTTCAAATACTAACTTTTTAATAGCAGATAAAGAGTCAACAACAGTGCCATAACCTAAGAATTCAAAATAGGAAAAGTCTAAACCGCCCTCAATTTTTTGAGACTGTAGGTCTTTAGCCTTGTCCATACAAAGGTCATGCATTACTGATGCAAAAGGGCTAGCAAAGTGTTCAGGGCGTAAACAATCAACAATATATTGTTGTTTAAAAGCTTTTTTGAGTAAGTTCATGTGTTGTGCTTTGTAAGCATCATAGAAACTTTCCCAGCTATCAAACTTAGTAACATCACCAGTTTCAACGCCAATTACTTGGTCGCCATATTTCAACATATGCCCGTTATACATTAGCATTTCTAACGCAGTGGCAAAGTTGATGTAAACACAACCAGAAGTATAAGTTTCGTGGTTTGGCAGACGAGCTTCTGTGCATCCAGACACTGAGTAGTCTAATGCTGCTTCCATTGGTGCACCTTTAATGGCATAAAGAGGCACAACTTCTTCATCGTTAATCAGCTTAGGGAAACCAGAACCGTCTTTAACAGTTAATGCAATCTCTTTCAGAAAACGCTCTGGGGAACGAGAGTGAATACGAGTAGCTAAATCAGGGTAGTTGAGCGGGAATTCACGTTTAGATTCAAGAAATAAATAAGACAAATCGTTAGTAGCGTCTTCGCCTTCTGGAGTTTGACCGCCAATTGTTACAGCTTCCCAGTGAGCATAACCTTCGTTAAATTCATTACCGGTGGGGTTAATATAAAGATCAATAAATTGAGCCATTTCAACCCACATGCATTCAAGCAATTCTTTAGCTTCTTTGTTAGTAATACGACCTTCTTCAATATCTTTTTTGAAATAAGGAAATAAGTATTGATCCATACGACCATTTGAAATAATCGCACTAGATTTTTGTTCAATACGTGAGAACATTTGAACAAACCATTGGCTTTGAATTGCTTCACGGAAGTTAGTAGCAGGGTGAGCAGGTACTTTTTCGCAAATATCAGCCATTTCTAATAATTCTTTTTTACGTTTAGGGTCGCTTTCTTGAGCAGCAAGAGTACGAGCCAAATCAGCATGACGCTTAGACCAAATCATAAAAGCATCACAAACAATAATCATGGCTTCATAAAATGGTTTTTTATCCCAACCTTGAACAGGACTGTCTTGGTCTAGTTGAGCCATTTTTGCACGTGCTTCAGCTTGAATATTGAGCATACCACGACTTAAAACTTTTTCATAATCATGCACCCATTGTAAGGCTGAGCGATAAGAAGAAGTTTCACTTACAACAAACTTAGATTTTAACCCCTGATCATCATCATAAGTTACGCCACGTAAATCTTCAGGCATAGCATTGTTTAAATGTTCGTGATAAGTTTTACCTTCCCAGTAAGGAGCGATTTCATCTAAAATGATGTTAATATCTGTATCGGAAATTTTAAAAGGACTTTTTTCGCGATTAGGTAGATCCTTCATAACAACAGCGTAAAAATCGCCATCAATTTCAGGATATAAAATACCATAACGTCCAAATTGACCTGCACGACCAGCAATAAGCTGATCAGGAGTAATATATACAGTCATTTTTTCTGCAATATGCTTTAGAGCTTTAGCCCAGCGTAAGGTTAAAAGCTGACCTTCTGTTTGCTTCATAGATTCAGTAAAATAACGGGCACGTTCAACATCAATGATAGGTATTTGGAACAAAATACGATCAAGAATTTTATAAATACGCTCACGACCTTTACGGTTAGTGGATTTTTCTAGAATACGCTCTTCCTGTGGAGAGAGGCAAAGATTTTCACAACAAGACATAATATTTCTCCTGAAAATTTTTTATATATGGGAACACAGTGCTTGTGATTTTTATCCCAATCGGTAATGTTTAATTAGCATCTTCTGTGCCAAAGATAAATATTCTATATTAACAGCATGTTATACGTGTTTGTAATGTTTTCTTATCTAAGCAATATATTGATGAATTTATTGCAATACAACACGATATAATATATAATATATTGATAATATTTATATTTTAATATTAGTGTTTTTTTGCACTGTTGTTTTTTTACACTGATAACCAACGCAGCTATCATATCTAATTAATATTATTTAATATTATTTTTATCATCTTATTTGTTAAATGTGAAGTGCTACTCGCATAACAGTCTGTATTATATAGATAAAATTCGTTTATTATTCAGATATTGAAAAGCATTCTATTTAAGCATATTGTGATTTTTTTTACTTGTATTTAAGCTTTTACGCTTGACGTCTCGACTCGGCTCAACTGTTTTTAGGCTAAATTTTTACTCCAGTTTTCGCATAAGGATTTCTTACCCGTGGTAATCATGACTATCACTGAAAACCTGCCTATCTATGTCGATAAACGATTATAAGTTAGGTTCAAACATAGATTGTCTAGAACTAAAGAAATACGTTGCGAACGAAACAGTATTGCTTGTTTTTGGGTAAAGGTTTAAATAAATATGTGGAAAAATAGTACGGTACAGCATGAAGTGTGTAGATGAAAATTCGGAGGTGAATGTGCCTAATACTAATTCAAATAATTTGTTTGCACTGTTAACAAATAGAAAGATATTAGATATTGTGTTCTAAGTGAAAAAGCTTGAAATTATATCAAACTAAAAATAAACTTTACCAATAAAGCTATTTGTGTATTTTCACTCTTATTTATGTTTTAATATAATTTGTGTTTCTATGTTTCCTAAAACATAGGTGTAATAATATTACTTTGAATGTTGTCTTCTATTTCTACAATTATGTAACACTCTGAGATAAATACTTTTATATGTGCTTGACTCCTTTTAGTTCTATTTTTTTGTAGCTTGCAGTGCTAAAAAAGCTTGAAATTCCTCCTTAAATTTTCTTTTGCTTCCCACGTTGATCTCTGGTGCTTCTTATTGTAATGGGGTGATTTTGCAACGATCAAGGTACGCTTGCACATCTATAAGCTTGTACCGGACGCTTCTACCAATTTTTGCATACGGTAACCCTCTGTGTTTATGTCTATCTTGTCTCAATTTACTGACACTACATGCTAAAAGCTGTTCGGTGGCAAACTCGTTCATCCATGCAAGGTTATCTTTTATATCTACGTTTTTTATGGGTATTGATAATACGCTCATAATTTCCCCTTTTTTTATCTTTTGTGTTTTATGTTGATTGATAAATAAAAAAAATAAAAACACGCCATTTTTTATAAAACGGCGTTTTAATAGCTTTTTTCCAATCTTAAAAAATTTAATAATGAAGACTATTGAATATTTTTATGTTTAACCTGTTAATAATATTAATAAAAATATAACTAGGATTCTAGCATCATTAAAAAAAAGTGCTATAAAATAAATATATAATTCGTTTAAAAAAAAATGATTTTTTTTTAATTTTGAAAAGCTTAGACTAACATGGTTTAACGGAGCACTTTTTAACAAGTTTATTTTTCACTAAAATGATTATAATTGAGAGTATTGATAAAATAACGAGATAAAACATTCAGTAGAGTTGACAAATGCTTTTTTTGATGCTAAATAAAGCACCTAATAAGATATAAAATTACATATCAAGAGGGAAGCCATGCAAACTATTCATGCGGAAAAAACAGTGAGTGTTACCGAACTCAAGCGAAATTTTTCTGCTATTCTCAGCCAGGCAGAAGATAACCCGGTGGCCGTGCTTAATCACAACAAGCCAGAAGCCTATCTATTGTCTGCTGCTCATTATGAAAAGCTGTTGGGGCGTCTGGAAGATTTGGAAGATATAAAGCTAGTGCAAGAGCGTTCTGGTGGTCCTTTTGTGGAAGTGGATATAAATGAGCTATAAACTACGCTTTCATGAACTGGCTTTGAAAGAGTGGCAAAAGCTTGATAGAACCCTGCTGGAGCAATGAAATGAGAAAACTTAAGTTGATGTGTGATTATTACTGTTATCCGTTATGGGACTCTGAGTCAGATGAATATAATATTGATCCATTGAGTCTTAATATCTCACAAACGTTGAACGCTCAACTAATGACCTAACCGCTAAAGAGGTACATCATGAAAGCAAAAATATATGTTTCGTTGTTAAACGAAGGAGTTTCTACATATAAATACATACTAGCAGAAAGGATACGCGATACTATCTATACTATTTCAGAAGACAATGATTATGACTCAGAAGACGAGGAGTGGGAGTTTATTCCAGGAACTACAGTAGTTGTAGAAATGAAAAAGTTCCAGGATGGGACTAGCGATCTCGTTGCAATTAAAGAATATAGTAAAATGTAATAAGTTGTGTTAGTCGCAAATTAAGTTAACAATATTGTTGTAGATCAAGGCAAAACAGATTCCGACTGGGTGGGGCAACAGACCAGTATTGTTGGTCGTAGCGAGGTAGATATTTATGTGGAAAACAACACCCATATCAAAGGGGCTATCATTGCCACTGAACCGGGTGGCGATTTAACCCTCAACACCAACACCCTAACCTTTGAGGAAATAAAAGACAAAAATAAAGGCTACGACTGGTCATTTAACGTTTCCTGAAGTGTTAGCAGTGGCAATGGTGGGCTTGACAAAGACACAGAGATTTTGGGAACAAAACCTTATGACTACACCACTAAATCGGAAAACGGCAATGGCGGTAACACGGAATACAAGCCAAATAGTACTACTACAAATAAAGACAATATTAAAGCCACCCTTTTTAGAGTGGCTTATTAATGTGTTCTTTAACTTATATACTAAGCAAATGCACTTTTTATTAACCTTTTATTCTTATTTAAGACCATTGCAAAACGCCGTTTTGCCTACTTTTTTCATCATTTTATGCTAAACATAAAAAGTCTTAAGTCTCAAAAATCACTAATTTTACAAGAAAATCAAAGTTTTCTTATTTGTGTTTTTTTGAAGTGTCTTTCTAAATGAAGCCTCTTTGAGCTTATAGTGCAATAGTCTCTAATAATACTTCTAATACGTATTATTGAATGATGGTGACACTTTTACATCACAATAACTGTGATGACAGAATAATTTCTGATTTTATGGCTTTTGGTGCAATACGCTTTTTAAAAAGTCTTTAAAGTCGTCTACCTTGAATAACTCGTACAAGAATTATTATAACAGCTAAGACTAAAAGTAGGTGAATAAATCCGCCCATTGTGTAGGAAGAAACAAGACCCAAAGCCCACAAGGCCAGTAAGAGAATCGTAATGGTTTCTAACACATCTGCCTCCTTATTCAACTATAGGGTTACTGATTAAGTTAACAATAATTGTATTTATTAAACCCGTCTGTACGGTGTAGCACATAACAATAAGTATTTTGATAACAGTTTGTCTTTGTCTTGCTTAAAAGCATTGCGTAGTGTACATCTAAGGGGTGGAATATATATATTTGATATTAATTAATTTATTTTCATTCCAAATTTTTTTTACAGGGGTTTATCATAGAAAAAAAATCACAGGCTTTGAAAAATCATCTTCTGGCTACTTTGTCGCCAAGCATTTTTGAATCAATGTTACCACATCTTGAATTAGTAGAAATGCCACTTGGTAAGGTTTTATATGAATCAGGAGACACGTTAAGCCACGTATATTTTCCTGTTGATTGCATTGTATCCTTGCTCTATGTAATGGAAAACGGAGCATCAGCGGAAATTTCAGTTATTGGTAATGAAGGAATTATCGGCATATCTTTGTTCATGGGTGGCGAAAGTACGCCAAGCAGAGCTATAGTACAAAGTGCTGGGCAGGCATATCGACTCTGTAGTCGGATTTTTAAAGAAGGGTTCCACCGTCATAGTGAGGTATTATATTTATTACTACGCTATGTTCAGTCCCTCATCACTCAAATGGCTCAAACTGCTGTTTGTAATCGCCACCATTCAATAGACCAACAGCTTTGTCGTTGGCTTCTTTTATCTCTAGACCGATTGCCAAGCAATAAACTAACAATGACCCAAGAACTGATAGCTAATATGCTTGGGGTGCGTCGTGAAGGGGTAACAGAAGCGGCTGGAAAGTTGCAAAAGCTCGGTGTTATAAAATATCACCGAGGGCAGATTACTGTTCTTGACCGCCCCAAGCTTGAAGAGTTGTGTTGCGAATGTTATGCCGTTGTTAAAAAAGAAACAGACCGCCTCTTACCTTAAAAGAAATGATTAAAGCTCGTGTTAACACCACATTGTTATAAATGAAGACCATTGCACAATAGTCTCAAAGCGGCTTCATTTAGCAAGGTAATCCCAAGCACGCATAAGGACAATAGGCTGGCTTTGCTCGTCCATGGACTTGGAGCTTTGAGCTTATACCCCAGAAACAAGAGAAAAAGTTATTTTTTTGTAAAATTAGTGTTTTTTGCGACTTAAGGTGTTTTATTCTTTGTGCAAACGAGGCTAAAATGATAGCAAAGAACTCAAAACAGAGTTTTGCAATGGTCTTATTAATATATAAAGAAAAGAATTAAAATTTGCGGGTACTTTTCGGAGTGTATCAAAAAGATAAAGACATTCTATTAATATATTTAAGCATATTACCTCTTGGCTTTTGGTCCAAACAGTTCTAAAAATTTTAAAAAAATTTTGTTTATAGTGCTTTCTGTATCTGCAAAAAAGTTATTAGGGTTATCTTTAAATTGCTTATAGTACTTGGGTTTAGCTATTAGTTTTAAAATTGGAGTGTAAAAGAATAAAAAGAAGCTCTGTGGAGTGTTGGGGAAACTCACTAGATGTTGTGAAATATTGCCTAAATCACTTTTTAAATATTTATCTATTGAAGACCTTAAGAGGTTATTTTTTTTTAACCAACCTGCAATATTATGTTCTTTTCCTGCTACAAATGGGTGCAACTCAACACCATGAACATTTTTCAATCTTTCACAGGCAATTTTATCTCTTTCATACTCTTGGCTATAAAATAAAGCAATATTGGCATTCAAAGATTGCCAGTCAAGAGAGGTCAGTAAATCAAAATAAGTCTGGTCTACTCCATTTAAACAACTTACATCTGGTAAAGGAAGAGGGCGAGGTAAAAGAGTTTGAGGTGCAAAAGCTATAATACGTTTAGCTCCCAATAAATAACCAAATAGTAAAGATGCATAACCACCGCTAGAACAACCTATAGTAAAAATGTTAGAAGACTCTTTCTCAAGTTCATTAATTTTTTTTCTTAAATATAAAACAGTATCAGGTACATCATTCGTAAGAAATGCTAACCCTTTTAAATACCATGCATCATACATATCTCTTACAAAAATTAAATTATAATTATAGACTGAAAGTATATCTGTTAGTTGATAATTCAACTCATTTATTTTCTCATTGCGACTAGCAAAGCAAATCAGAGTACAATCACTTTTTTTATCAATTATCTTTATATTCAATAGCTCAAGAAGTTCTACGTTTTTATGGTGTTGCAACTCTATAATAGAAAACAATAAAAATGGGTTTTTCTCTAACCATGAATAATATTGAGAAACTGATTTATCAATAATGAATAAAGATGCAAGTTGCATTATTTGATTGTTGGAAAGTTGCTTTTTTGCACAATTAAAAAATCTAATAAAAAGGCTGTTATCTCTAAGTTTTTTTAAAGATAAAAACGCTGTATTGTATATGGCATCAATATTATTGTATTGAACTAAATAACAAGCCCTATTTAATAAAAAATAAGATAGATTTAAAGATGTTGAGCAATAACGTATATATTCTGATTTTTCTCTTTTAATCTCTAGCTTCACTTATGAATATCCTTTTTTATTGGATTCTTTCTACTCTACTTCTGCTAAAAGCAACGTACCAATAAAAACATTATTATCAAATACTTTAACTATTTTAACTCGATATCTCAAGTTCCAGATTCTTCGTATGGGCTACAATAAATTCAAAAAGTTCATTTGTATTTTCTGTAACGGTTTTATTTTCTGTAACAATAATTAAGTCAGGATTAGTTGGGGCTTCATAATTAGAGGAAACTCCGGTATAATTTTTAATTTCCCCTGTTCGAGCTTTTTTATAAAAGCCTTTTACATCTCTACGTTCGCATTCTTCGGAAGAACAAGAAATAAAAACCTCTTTAAAAAATTCTTCTCCAATAATATCTTTAGCATTTTTTCGTGCCGTTTCAGAAGGCGAGATAAAAGCACAAAGACATATAGTTGCATTTCTTACTAATATTTTTGCGAGTTCTGCTATACGTCTGTTATTCTCTTGTCTGTCTTCAGGCGAAAAACACAAGTCATTACAAAGCCCTGTGCGAATAGCATCTCCATCTAACACAACTATATTATAACCCTTTTCAAAAAGCATAAGCTCTGCCGTGTGTGCAAGAGTTGATTTACCTGCTCCTGATAAACCTGTTAGCCAAAAGACCATGCCTTTATGAGAGTGCCTCGCCTCTCTCATTTCTTGACTTACATGGCTACGAGGAGCAACTAAGTGAATGTTTTCTTTATTATTTGTCATTTTATTATATGATTAAAAACGTTTTGCCTTTGGGCCAAACAGCTCTAAAAACTTTAAAAATATTTTGTTCATAGTACTTTCTGTATCTGCAAAAAAGTTATTAGGGTTATCTTTAAATTGCTGATAGTACTTGGGTTTAGCTATTAGTTTTAAAATTGGAGTGTAAAAGAATAAGAAGAAACGCTGTGGAGTGCTAGGAAAATTAATTAAATGTTGTGCGATGTTTTCTATTGTTTTTTGCAATGCAGATAACGTATTTTCAACCTTAATCAATTGTTGAGTATTGAGTTTTTGTAAAGTAGCATTTTCATTTTTTAAATTATTTATTGTATTATTTGAAACGGAACGCATTTCACTGATTCGTTGATGTCGCCAACGTATCATGTTAATAGCTTGTATCGCTATTGATATTTCTTGTTCTGAAATGTTCTTCTTTGAAACAGGAAGTTCAGTGCTATAATTAAATATTTCAAAGTCTTTTTGATATATAGTTTTTATCAATTCAACAGACCTAGCCGTTATAAATTCTGTGTTATAGGATAACAGGCTAACATTATTCCCTTTATCTTCAAAAGGGAGTGCAACATCCTCTCCTAAATGTATTTTTAAGGCTTCTTTTAATTTTTCTTTTTCTTCTAATTTAACAATTAATGAGTATGGGAATATATCTGGGCGTAATATTTTGTATTGAGGCATAAAATGAGGATCCAGAAAGTTGGCAGGATGTTCGTAGGCATATAAATGTTCTAAAAAATATTCGAACGCCAAACTTATGTCTTTTTTGTTATCAATTTTATAGTTACAAAAATCGTATTTTTGATATGGTATTATTCGCAATGGTTCTTGCAATAACATTTTTGACTGCCATGCAGAAAAAATACGCATATAAGGATTACGCACCAGAGTAAAACAAAAGGCATCCTTTTTTGAAAGATATTCTTCTATTACACTCAAGGGTAACCTTGTCAAATGTGGAGCAATATTAGCAATATCGTGTATTACTAATTCTGGGGTACTCTCAAGACTCTTGTGTATAGAAGAAACATCTAAATCAACTGCTTCAAGTTTTGCAAACCACCATTTCATAGTCGTGCAGGCAACCTTTGGGACAGCCACATACAAAAAGTTATAATTATATGATAAAAAACCATTAATTAATAAGTTATTTAAGAATGGCTTATTCTCTTGAATATTTTTTATGTCAAGTTGTTTATATAAAGTTTGCATTGTTATTGTCCTACAAAGAAATAGTAATTATTACACATCAATTTGACTATGCTTTATTAAGGCTAAATCAACCTTAGATAAAATCTTGTTAAAAAAACGCACATTTTCCCCCTTTATTTAATAACACTTTAATCAGGAATAATCTTTGTCAGTTTTGATAAAATATGGTCTTTGTTATGTTTTTGGAGAATATTATATTTTAAGCGTTTTCTGTCTAACATTAACAAAGATATAATCTTAAGCCAATGAGGAGCTTTTTTGTAGCGTTGTTCAAGGGTAATATCTCTATTTTTTTGTATTCGTTTTTTGTATTCAGCTTTGGTTAAAAACACTTTTTCAAATATTTTTTGTGGATATTCACAAATGGATTGTGCAACTTCAATATATTCATAAAAATCTAAATCATTTTTTTCAAGCTCTTTGCGAAAAACTCTTAATAATAAAACGCGGTTCCACATATCCGGCTCACTATGTATTCTTAGTAAAATGAGATCAAACAAACGGTAACATAAGGCATAATAACTTCTATGATATTTATCGAAAAGATTTTCTTTAATATAAAACTCTTTTAAATTTTTACATATATGGGAAATGTCTTCTATGCCTTTTTTATTTTTCACTCCGTAGGTCAATGAATCTTTTCTAATAGCCCAAGAGTAACCTATATAAGGTATAGTTATGCTTTGAGAAGAAAAGTAATGAGCTTTTAAGGAAAACTCTATATCTTCGTGGTAAACATACTCTTCAAATAAAAGATCATGTTTTCTGAAAAAATCTATGCGATATAATTTTGCCCATGCAGAGAAAGAATGTCCAATACTCATTTCTTGGATTGCCGTATAACCCGAGAAGTTTAATGAGGCTTGATATGTTGCTATTATCTTATCCTTTTCGACTCGTTCATAACCACACTGTACAATATCAGCCTTAGCTTGTTCTGCTGCTGTATAAAGATTTAACAACATATCTTGTTTAATTACATCGTCGGCATCAACAAAGGTGCAATATTTACCTTGAGCGTGATGTATGCCAGCATTGCGGGCTCCAGCAGCACCTTTGTTCTCTTGAGAAATAACTTTTATGTTATCAAAATTTCGAGCATATTCTTCAATTATACTTAAAGTTGAATCAGTAGATCCATCATTAACTATAATTATTTCAACGTCTTTAAAAGACTGATATATTATAGAATTGATAGTGTTAGCAATATAATTTTCTACATTATAAGCTGGTACAATTACAGAAATTTTTATATCTCTACTTTGTTGTTTTTCTATTATGGAGCTTACATAACTCTTAATTTCTTCCGGACTTTTATTTGGAGCATAACTGTCGCTCAAAACCTTATCATAGTTATCACGACGAAAAACATTTAATTGTCCACCGGGGGTAATATTTATAATTTCTCTATTATCTAAATCAAAAGCTCTTTTAGCTTTGATATAGCAAAGTTCCATACGATTAACTAAAGGTATATGCCAATGATAACCCTTTCCAAAATAATTAGGGTGAAAATGATTAGGATCGTCAACCGTAGATAGAATATCATCCCCTTTTACTATAGCAGATGAAGGAATTGTATATTCATGGTCAAAACCAATAAGGTAAACATTCTTAAATCCCATATAATATGCGAGTTGCATATTAATATAAGAAACTGTTCCGCCAACCCATAAACGCCTCGAAGCATCTATACTAAAGTAAGGGTATCCAACATAACGACGATAATCAACTAGCGTATTTACAAAAAGATTATTTGTGTGTGCTAATATACAATCTTTCAAATAGTAACCATAAAATTTTATAGTACTATTCACTTTTTGCATTTCATGCTTACGTTCTTTGGCAACGTGTGTATCCTCAACACAATAAAAAGTTGGCTCAAATCCCATCTTATCACGAGCTAAAAATATAGAATTAACACCAAAGGTAAATTCATTTTTAAGTTTTGTTAAGTCAACTTTATTTAAAGAAGGACCATTGCCAAGAATAAAACAACGCTCTCCAGCATAGCGATCTTTTAAAGCTTCAATATCAAATAAAGATAAGTTTTCCTTCTTAAAAAAAGAACAAGTCCGATTACTAGCTGCTAGTTGCTTGTCATAAAGTGGAGCAAGCTTTTTTTCATATTCGTCTGACCATATGTCATTTTTATTGATAAACTGATATTCGTTAAGCCACAGCAATGCAAGGTCAATATTGTTTTTTTTATAGGCTTTTATTATTTTTTCTTTTAAAAGTTCTGATGTTTTTTCTTTACCCATGTTTTTAGTTGATTCAAGAAAATCATTTAACTCTGAAAAAATATCACTATTGATTGTTGTTTCATCCCAGCTACTGAGGCTCATAAAGATATTCTCCTTTAATATATAACCATACAATAAAACGCTGATAACTGTCTATGTTTATTTAATTATTACGTTTTCAAATATATCACTCATACATTGTAATAAACCCTGACCCATATCAATATGCGGGTTGTTTACAATTTTACGTCCAACTTTAGGGCTAAAATTATACGGAGTGATTTTATAATGTGAATCTCGTGTAGAAGGCAGTATCTCAATATCTACATTATCATGCAACATTTCTTTAATCATTGATAATAATTCAATATATTGCATTTTCTCAGGGCCAGTTAAGACAACATTCTCATTAATAAATTCATCAGATAATATTTTTACACTAATATCAGCCGCATCTTTTACATGAATAAATTCTCTTATTTCATTACCTGTGCCATAGTAGGTGATTTTTTTATTATGTAAAGCTTGTTTGATTAATTTAAAAATACTATTACGCTCGTCTGCTCTAGGTCCATATAAAGAACCATAGCGTAAACAGGTGTATTCTAGCCCATGTAACTTATTGTAAGTTTCAATATATGCCTCACAAGCTTGTTTGCTACAACGATAAAAATATCCTGCATCACTATAAACATAAGCAGAACTGGCAAAAACAAAACGTTTGATATTCGCTTTTATGGCAGATTCTAATAAATTTACTGTACCTAAAATATTAATATTCACTGTATCAATTGGTCGCTGCTTACATTCATCAATGTCGGCTATCCCTGCGAAATGATATATTATATCTGAACGGCTAACTAGTTTTTCGATTAATGGATAATCAAGAATACTACCAACAGCCATCTCTTGTTCTTCTTTTAAATAAGGCGA
Encoded here:
- a CDS encoding sulfotransferase family 2 domain-containing protein, coding for MQTLYKQLDIKNIQENKPFLNNLLINGFLSYNYNFLYVAVPKVACTTMKWWFAKLEAVDLDVSSIHKSLESTPELVIHDIANIAPHLTRLPLSVIEEYLSKKDAFCFTLVRNPYMRIFSAWQSKMLLQEPLRIIPYQKYDFCNYKIDNKKDISLAFEYFLEHLYAYEHPANFLDPHFMPQYKILRPDIFPYSLIVKLEEKEKLKEALKIHLGEDVALPFEDKGNNVSLLSYNTEFITARSVELIKTIYQKDFEIFNYSTELPVSKKNISEQEISIAIQAINMIRWRHQRISEMRSVSNNTINNLKNENATLQKLNTQQLIKVENTLSALQKTIENIAQHLINFPSTPQRFFLFFYTPILKLIAKPKYYQQFKDNPNNFFADTESTMNKIFLKFLELFGPKAKRF
- the cysC gene encoding adenylyl-sulfate kinase, whose amino-acid sequence is MTNNKENIHLVAPRSHVSQEMREARHSHKGMVFWLTGLSGAGKSTLAHTAELMLFEKGYNIVVLDGDAIRTGLCNDLCFSPEDRQENNRRIAELAKILVRNATICLCAFISPSETARKNAKDIIGEEFFKEVFISCSSEECERRDVKGFYKKARTGEIKNYTGVSSNYEAPTNPDLIIVTENKTVTENTNELFEFIVAHTKNLELEISS
- the hpsG gene encoding (2S)-3-sulfopropanediol dehydratase, with the protein product MSCCENLCLSPQEERILEKSTNRKGRERIYKILDRILFQIPIIDVERARYFTESMKQTEGQLLTLRWAKALKHIAEKMTVYITPDQLIAGRAGQFGRYGILYPEIDGDFYAVVMKDLPNREKSPFKISDTDINIILDEIAPYWEGKTYHEHLNNAMPEDLRGVTYDDDQGLKSKFVVSETSSYRSALQWVHDYEKVLSRGMLNIQAEARAKMAQLDQDSPVQGWDKKPFYEAMIIVCDAFMIWSKRHADLARTLAAQESDPKRKKELLEMADICEKVPAHPATNFREAIQSQWFVQMFSRIEQKSSAIISNGRMDQYLFPYFKKDIEEGRITNKEAKELLECMWVEMAQFIDLYINPTGNEFNEGYAHWEAVTIGGQTPEGEDATNDLSYLFLESKREFPLNYPDLATRIHSRSPERFLKEIALTVKDGSGFPKLINDEEVVPLYAIKGAPMEAALDYSVSGCTEARLPNHETYTSGCVYINFATALEMLMYNGHMLKYGDQVIGVETGDVTKFDSWESFYDAYKAQHMNLLKKAFKQQYIVDCLRPEHFASPFASVMHDLCMDKAKDLQSQKIEGGLDFSYFEFLGYGTVVDSLSAIKKLVFEEKKLTMKEVVSALRNNFEGYEPVREMLRNAPCYGNNDPYVDSIAKDIDHITQVYAKKYSDERGVNCDVRYVPITSHVPFGKVVSATPNGRRAWTALSDGSSASHGADKNGPTAVLLSNYHTKNYGLKNRASRLLNIKLSPKSVSGHDGTEKIVNIIRTWCDLKLWHLQFNIVNRQTLVAAQAEPDNYRSLLVRIAGYSAYFCDLSKDLQNDIIDRTEHASI
- a CDS encoding helix-turn-helix domain-containing protein is translated as MSVLSIPIKNVDIKDNLAWMNEFATEQLLACSVSKLRQDRHKHRGLPYAKIGRSVRYKLIDVQAYLDRCKITPLQ
- a CDS encoding lmo0937 family membrane protein, with the protein product MLETITILLLALWALGLVSSYTMGGFIHLLLVLAVIIILVRVIQGRRL
- a CDS encoding Crp/Fnr family transcriptional regulator, producing MKNHLLATLSPSIFESMLPHLELVEMPLGKVLYESGDTLSHVYFPVDCIVSLLYVMENGASAEISVIGNEGIIGISLFMGGESTPSRAIVQSAGQAYRLCSRIFKEGFHRHSEVLYLLLRYVQSLITQMAQTAVCNRHHSIDQQLCRWLLLSLDRLPSNKLTMTQELIANMLGVRREGVTEAAGKLQKLGVIKYHRGQITVLDRPKLEELCCECYAVVKKETDRLLP
- a CDS encoding type II toxin-antitoxin system Phd/YefM family antitoxin, coding for MQTIHAEKTVSVTELKRNFSAILSQAEDNPVAVLNHNKPEAYLLSAAHYEKLLGRLEDLEDIKLVQERSGGPFVEVDINEL